In Streptomyces chartreusis, the following proteins share a genomic window:
- a CDS encoding DUF4365 domain-containing protein, whose protein sequence is MAIAQPERGGLLPERTGPHRGSLATTACMETLQVGYLHAVAAASGCSLSQPFPDNGIDWHVSHSAPGHTVDDEVTIKVQLKATYQLAPNPPGRFFSFTLDNDHLAKLARTPVSVHKILVVMIVPRSQEQWLRAGHDRLDLRHCCYWVNLAGHPITGRRRTTVRIPTSRIFDDRALCEIMTRVGTGGRP, encoded by the coding sequence ATGGCGATAGCGCAGCCCGAGCGGGGCGGGCTGCTGCCCGAACGCACGGGCCCCCATCGCGGTTCACTCGCCACCACCGCCTGCATGGAGACATTGCAGGTGGGCTATCTGCACGCCGTCGCCGCGGCGTCGGGATGCTCGCTGTCCCAGCCATTTCCGGACAACGGCATCGACTGGCACGTCAGCCACAGCGCGCCCGGCCACACGGTCGACGACGAGGTCACCATCAAGGTGCAGCTCAAGGCGACCTATCAGCTCGCGCCGAACCCGCCCGGCCGCTTCTTCTCCTTCACGCTCGACAACGACCATCTGGCGAAGCTCGCCCGGACCCCGGTCTCGGTGCACAAGATCCTGGTCGTGATGATCGTCCCGCGGTCGCAGGAACAGTGGCTGCGCGCCGGTCACGACCGCCTCGACCTGCGGCACTGCTGCTACTGGGTCAACCTGGCCGGGCACCCGATCACCGGGCGGCGCCGCACCACCGTGCGGATACCGACCTCACGCATCTTCGACGACCGGGCGCTCTGCGAGATCATGACGCGCGTCGGGACGGGAGGCAGACCATGA
- the thrS gene encoding threonine--tRNA ligase has translation MSDVRVIIQRDSEREERVVTTGTTAADLFAGERSIIAARVGGELKDLSYVLADGEEVEGVEISSEDGLGILRHSTAHVMAQAVQELFPEAKLGIGPPVKDGFYYDFDVEKPFTPEDLKAIEKKMQEIQKRGQKFARRVVTDEAAREELAAEPYKLELIGLKGSASSDDGADVEVGAGELTIYDNLDAKTGDLCWKDLCRGPHLPSTRAIPAFKLMRNAAAYWRGSEKNPMLQRIYGTAWPSKDELKGYLDFLAEAEKRDHRKLGNELDLFSIPEQIGSGLAVFHPKGGIIRRVMEDYSRRRHEEEGYEFVYTPHATKGKLFETSGHLDWYAEGMYPPMQLDEGVDYYLKPMNCPMHNLIFDARGRSYRELPLRLFEFGTVYRYEKSGVVHGLTRARGFTQDDAHIYCTREQMSEELDKTLTFVLGLLRDYGLTDFYLELSTKDPEKFVGSDEVWEEATETLRQVAEKQGLPLVPDPGGAAFYGPKISVQTKDAIGRTWQMSTIQLDFNLPERFDLEYTSADGSKQRPVMIHRALFGSIERFFAVLLEHYAGAFPAWLAPVQAIGIPIGDGHVDYLEKFAAAAKKKGLRVEVDSSSDRMQKKIRNAQKQKVPFMVIAGDEDMANNAVSFRYRDGSQENGIPFDEAIAKIAQVVEERAQV, from the coding sequence GTGTCAGACGTCCGTGTGATCATCCAACGCGATTCCGAGCGGGAAGAGCGCGTGGTGACAACGGGGACTACGGCCGCCGACCTCTTCGCCGGCGAGCGCTCGATCATCGCCGCGCGCGTGGGCGGCGAGCTCAAGGACCTGTCGTACGTCCTCGCCGACGGCGAAGAGGTCGAGGGCGTCGAGATCTCCTCCGAGGACGGTCTGGGCATCCTGCGGCACTCCACCGCGCACGTGATGGCGCAGGCCGTGCAGGAGCTGTTCCCCGAGGCCAAGCTGGGCATCGGCCCGCCCGTCAAGGACGGCTTCTACTACGACTTCGACGTCGAGAAGCCGTTCACGCCCGAGGATCTCAAGGCCATCGAGAAGAAGATGCAGGAGATCCAGAAGCGCGGGCAGAAGTTCGCCCGCCGCGTCGTCACCGACGAGGCCGCCCGCGAGGAGCTCGCCGCCGAGCCCTACAAGCTGGAGCTGATCGGCCTCAAGGGCTCCGCGTCCTCCGACGACGGCGCGGACGTCGAGGTCGGCGCCGGTGAGCTGACGATCTACGACAACCTCGACGCGAAGACCGGCGACCTGTGCTGGAAGGACCTCTGCCGCGGTCCCCACCTGCCGTCGACCCGCGCGATCCCCGCGTTCAAGCTGATGCGCAACGCCGCCGCCTACTGGCGCGGCAGCGAGAAGAACCCGATGCTCCAGCGCATCTACGGCACCGCCTGGCCGTCCAAGGACGAGCTGAAGGGGTACCTCGACTTCCTCGCCGAGGCCGAGAAGCGCGACCACCGCAAGCTGGGCAACGAGCTCGACCTGTTCTCCATCCCGGAGCAGATCGGCTCCGGCCTCGCCGTCTTCCACCCCAAGGGCGGCATCATCCGCCGGGTCATGGAGGACTACTCGCGCCGCCGGCACGAGGAGGAGGGCTACGAGTTCGTCTACACCCCGCACGCCACGAAGGGGAAGCTCTTCGAGACGTCCGGGCACCTGGACTGGTACGCCGAGGGCATGTACCCGCCCATGCAGCTCGACGAGGGCGTGGACTACTACCTCAAGCCCATGAACTGCCCGATGCACAACCTGATCTTCGACGCGCGCGGCCGCTCCTACCGCGAACTGCCGCTGCGCCTCTTCGAGTTCGGCACCGTGTACCGGTACGAGAAGTCGGGCGTCGTGCACGGCCTGACCCGCGCGCGTGGCTTCACGCAGGACGACGCGCACATCTACTGCACCCGCGAGCAGATGTCGGAGGAGCTCGACAAGACGCTCACCTTCGTCCTCGGCCTGCTGCGCGACTACGGCCTGACCGACTTCTACCTGGAGCTGTCCACCAAGGACCCGGAGAAGTTCGTCGGCTCCGACGAGGTCTGGGAGGAGGCCACGGAGACGCTCCGCCAGGTCGCCGAGAAGCAGGGCCTGCCCCTGGTCCCGGACCCGGGCGGCGCCGCCTTCTACGGCCCGAAGATCTCCGTCCAGACCAAGGACGCCATCGGCCGCACCTGGCAGATGTCGACCATCCAGCTCGACTTCAACCTGCCGGAGCGCTTCGACCTGGAATACACCTCCGCGGACGGCTCCAAGCAGCGCCCGGTCATGATCCACCGCGCGCTGTTCGGTTCGATCGAGCGGTTCTTCGCGGTGCTCCTGGAGCACTACGCGGGTGCCTTCCCGGCCTGGCTGGCCCCGGTCCAGGCGATCGGCATCCCGATCGGCGACGGGCACGTGGACTACCTGGAGAAGTTCGCCGCGGCCGCCAAGAAGAAGGGCCTGCGCGTCGAGGTCGACTCCTCCTCGGACCGCATGCAGAAGAAGATCCGCAACGCCCAGAAGCAGAAGGTGCCCTTCATGGTCATCGCGGGCGACGAGGACATGGCCAACAACGCCGTCTCCTTCCGCTACCGCGACGGCTCGCAGGAGAACGGCATCCCGTTCGACGAGGCCATCGCGAAGATCGCGCAGGTCGTCGAGGAGCGGGCGCAGGTCTGA
- a CDS encoding HIT family protein translates to MTSEPEQQWGVGIQDAFQRLWTPHRMAYIQGENKPTGPGADDGCPFCSIPAKSDEDGLVVKRGEQVYAVLNLYPYNGGHLMVVPYRHVADYTDLTEPETIELAALTKQAMTALRTASGAHGFNIGMNQGTVAGAGIAAHLHQHIVPRWGGDTNFMPVVGHTRVLPQLLADTRKMLAEVWPTA, encoded by the coding sequence ATGACGAGTGAGCCGGAGCAGCAGTGGGGAGTGGGGATCCAGGACGCGTTCCAGCGCCTGTGGACGCCCCATCGGATGGCCTACATCCAGGGTGAGAACAAGCCGACCGGTCCCGGTGCCGACGACGGCTGCCCCTTCTGCTCGATCCCGGCCAAGTCCGACGAGGACGGCCTGGTCGTCAAGCGCGGGGAGCAGGTGTACGCGGTCCTCAACCTGTACCCCTACAACGGCGGCCACCTGATGGTCGTCCCCTACCGTCACGTCGCCGACTACACCGACCTCACCGAGCCGGAGACCATCGAGCTCGCCGCGCTGACCAAGCAGGCGATGACCGCTCTGCGCACCGCCTCGGGCGCCCACGGCTTCAACATCGGCATGAATCAGGGCACGGTCGCCGGCGCCGGCATCGCGGCCCATCTGCACCAGCACATCGTCCCGCGCTGGGGCGGCGACACGAACTTCATGCCGGTCGTCGGCCACACGCGAGTCCTGCCGCAGCTCCTGGCGGACACGAGGAAGATGCTGGCGGAGGTCTGGCCGACGGCCTGA
- a CDS encoding elongation factor G-like protein EF-G2 — MGDKANAHPGAAGRATAADQPASVRNVVLVGHSGSGKTTLVEALALTAGAVNRAGRVEDGGTVSDYDEIEHRQQRSVQLSLVPVDWDGIKINLLDTPGYADFVGELRAGLRAADAALFVVSASDGVDGSTRMVWEECAAVGMPRAIVVTHLEAARADYEEMTRICAEAFGGDDPDAVLPLYLPLHGPQGPDGHAPVTGLIGLLSQKLFEYSSGERKESEPGEDQLPEIDEARNRLIEGIIAESEDETLMDRYLGGEQVDVRTLIEDLERAVARGTFFPVLAAAPAAEGARQGLGTVEVLELITRGFPTPLEREAPRVTTVDGKPRELNLCDPDGPLVAEVVKTASDPYVGRVSLVRVFSGTLRPDETVHVSGHGLEDRGHEDHDVDERIGALSAPFGKQQRQLSHCIAGDLACVAKLSRAETGDTLSAKDDPLLMEPWQMPDPLLPLAIEAHSKADEDKLSQGLSRLVAEDPTMRLEQNQSTHQVVLWCLGEAHADVALERLRSRYGVQVDLVPHKVSLRETFADRSAGRGRHVKQSGGHGQYAICEIEVEPLPGGSGIEFVDKVVGGAVPRQFIPSVEKGIRAQAARGVAAGHPLVDVRVTLLDGKAHSVDSSDAAFQTAGALALREAAGDAKIHLLEPVAEVSVLVGDDYVGAVMSDLSGRRGRVLGTEQTSGNRTVIKAEVPEIEIGRYSVDLRSLSHGTARFNRSYARHEPMPQQIAERIREEARDA, encoded by the coding sequence ATGGGCGACAAGGCGAACGCACACCCTGGGGCCGCCGGCAGGGCTACGGCGGCCGACCAACCCGCGTCCGTACGGAATGTGGTGCTGGTCGGCCACTCCGGATCGGGCAAGACCACATTGGTGGAGGCCCTCGCGCTGACGGCGGGGGCGGTGAACCGGGCGGGCCGCGTGGAGGACGGCGGCACGGTCTCGGACTACGACGAGATCGAGCACCGGCAGCAACGCTCGGTACAGCTCTCCCTGGTGCCGGTCGACTGGGACGGCATCAAGATCAATCTTCTGGACACCCCCGGATACGCCGACTTCGTCGGGGAACTCAGGGCCGGTCTGCGAGCGGCGGACGCGGCCCTTTTCGTCGTCTCGGCCTCGGACGGCGTGGACGGCTCGACGCGCATGGTGTGGGAGGAGTGCGCGGCCGTCGGCATGCCGCGCGCGATCGTCGTCACGCACCTGGAGGCCGCGCGGGCCGACTACGAGGAGATGACGCGGATCTGCGCGGAGGCCTTCGGCGGCGACGACCCCGACGCGGTGCTCCCGCTGTATCTGCCGCTGCACGGCCCCCAGGGTCCCGACGGGCACGCGCCCGTGACCGGACTGATAGGGCTGCTGTCGCAGAAGCTGTTCGAGTACTCCTCCGGGGAGCGCAAGGAGTCCGAGCCGGGCGAGGACCAGCTGCCCGAGATCGACGAGGCCCGCAACCGGCTGATCGAGGGGATCATCGCCGAGAGCGAGGACGAGACCCTCATGGACCGCTATCTCGGCGGCGAGCAGGTCGACGTCAGGACGCTCATCGAGGACCTGGAGCGGGCCGTCGCGCGCGGCACGTTCTTCCCCGTGCTGGCCGCCGCGCCCGCCGCCGAAGGTGCCCGGCAGGGCCTCGGCACCGTCGAGGTGCTGGAGCTGATCACACGGGGCTTCCCGACCCCGCTGGAGCGTGAGGCCCCCCGGGTGACCACGGTCGACGGCAAGCCGCGCGAGCTGAACCTGTGCGATCCGGACGGCCCGCTGGTCGCGGAGGTCGTGAAGACCGCGTCCGACCCGTACGTCGGCCGGGTCTCGCTGGTCCGGGTCTTCTCCGGCACCCTGCGCCCCGACGAGACGGTGCACGTCTCCGGGCACGGCCTGGAGGACCGCGGGCACGAGGACCACGACGTCGACGAGCGGATCGGCGCCCTGTCGGCCCCGTTCGGCAAGCAGCAGCGCCAGCTCAGCCACTGCATCGCCGGGGACCTGGCATGTGTGGCGAAGCTGAGCCGCGCGGAGACCGGCGACACCCTGTCGGCCAAGGACGACCCGCTGCTGATGGAGCCCTGGCAGATGCCGGATCCGCTGCTGCCGCTGGCCATCGAGGCGCACAGCAAGGCCGACGAGGACAAGCTGTCACAGGGTCTGTCGAGGCTGGTCGCCGAGGACCCGACCATGCGTCTGGAGCAGAACCAGTCCACCCACCAGGTGGTGCTGTGGTGCCTGGGCGAGGCGCACGCGGACGTCGCCCTGGAACGGCTGCGCAGCCGCTACGGCGTGCAGGTCGACCTCGTGCCGCACAAGGTCTCCCTGCGCGAGACCTTCGCCGACCGGTCGGCGGGCCGCGGCCGGCATGTGAAGCAGTCCGGCGGCCACGGGCAGTACGCGATCTGCGAGATCGAGGTGGAGCCGCTGCCGGGCGGCTCGGGCATCGAGTTCGTGGACAAGGTGGTCGGCGGCGCGGTGCCCCGGCAGTTCATCCCGTCGGTGGAGAAGGGCATCCGGGCCCAGGCGGCCAGAGGCGTCGCGGCGGGCCATCCGCTCGTCGACGTCCGGGTCACGCTGCTGGACGGCAAGGCGCACTCGGTGGACTCCTCCGACGCCGCGTTCCAGACGGCGGGCGCGCTGGCGCTGCGGGAGGCGGCGGGGGACGCGAAGATCCATCTGCTGGAGCCGGTGGCCGAGGTGTCCGTGCTCGTCGGCGACGACTACGTCGGCGCCGTGATGAGCGACCTGTCCGGGCGGCGCGGCCGTGTCCTCGGCACCGAGCAGACCAGCGGGAACCGCACCGTCATCAAGGCCGAGGTGCCCGAGATCGAGATCGGCCGGTACTCGGTCGACCTGCGGTCGCTCTCGCACGGCACCGCGCGCTTCAACCGGTCGTACGCGCGGCACGAGCCGATGCCGCAGCAGATAGCGGAAAGGATCCGTGAAGAGGCGCGCGACGCCTAG
- a CDS encoding 3'-5' exonuclease — translation MACWYEGPLAAFDTETTGVDVETDRIVSAAVVVQDAPGARPRVIRWLVNPGVPVPEAATAVHGLTDEHLQRNGRWPAPVMHEIAEELAAQAAVNRPIVVMNAPFDLTLLDRELRRHRASSLDHWFETTPMLVLDPRVLDKHLDRYRKGRRTLTDLCEHYGVTLDGAHEAAADALASLEVVRAVGRRFAARLERLSPAELHTLQAVWHAAQARGLQAWFARSGNDEAVDPAWPLRPDLPAAA, via the coding sequence ATGGCGTGCTGGTATGAGGGCCCGCTGGCGGCATTCGACACGGAGACAACAGGCGTGGACGTCGAGACCGACCGGATCGTCTCGGCGGCCGTCGTCGTCCAGGACGCCCCGGGGGCCCGGCCCCGGGTGATCCGGTGGCTGGTCAACCCGGGCGTACCGGTGCCGGAGGCGGCGACGGCGGTGCACGGACTGACGGATGAGCATCTGCAGCGCAACGGCCGCTGGCCGGCGCCGGTGATGCATGAGATAGCCGAGGAACTGGCGGCGCAGGCCGCGGTGAACCGGCCGATCGTGGTGATGAACGCACCGTTCGATCTGACGTTGCTGGACCGCGAGTTGCGCCGCCATCGCGCGTCGTCGCTGGACCACTGGTTCGAGACGACTCCGATGCTGGTGCTGGACCCGCGCGTCCTCGACAAACACCTGGACCGCTACCGCAAGGGCCGTCGCACCCTGACGGACCTGTGCGAGCACTACGGCGTCACGCTGGACGGCGCGCACGAGGCGGCGGCCGACGCACTGGCGTCACTGGAGGTGGTACGGGCCGTGGGGCGGCGTTTCGCGGCCCGGCTGGAGCGGCTGTCCCCCGCGGAGCTGCACACGCTCCAGGCGGTGTGGCACGCGGCGCAGGCGCGCGGCCTCCAGGCGTGGTTCGCCCGCAGCGGCAACGACGAGGCGGTGGACCCGGCGTGGCCACTGCGCCCGGA
- a CDS encoding glycosyltransferase family 4 protein, whose translation MRIGIVCPYSWDVPGGVQFHIRDLAEYFIRLGHEVSVLAPADDDTPLPPYVVSAGRAVPVPYNGSVARLNFGFLSAARVRRWLHDGRFDVIHIHEPTSPSLGLLACWAAQGPIVATFHTSNPRSRAMIAAYAILQAALEKISARIAVSEYARRTLVEHLGGDAVVIPNGVDVDFFAEAEPNPEWQGDTLGFIGRIDEPRKGLPVLMRALPKILAARPQTRLLVAGRGDEKEAVESLPAELRSRVEFLGMVSDEDKARFLRSVDLYVAPNTGGESFGIILVEALSAGAPVLASDLDAFAQVLDQGAAGELFANEDADALAEAAVRLLDDPVRRAELQKRGSAHVRRFDWSTVGADILSVYETVTAGAAAVAADDRPSGGGSGLRARLGLARD comes from the coding sequence GTGAGGATCGGCATCGTCTGCCCCTACTCCTGGGACGTCCCCGGTGGCGTCCAGTTCCACATCCGCGACCTCGCCGAGTACTTCATCCGGCTCGGCCACGAGGTGTCGGTCCTCGCCCCCGCCGACGACGACACCCCGCTCCCGCCCTACGTCGTCTCGGCGGGCCGCGCCGTGCCGGTGCCGTACAACGGCTCGGTCGCGCGCCTGAACTTCGGGTTCCTCTCGGCCGCCCGGGTGCGCCGCTGGCTGCACGACGGCCGGTTCGACGTCATCCACATCCACGAGCCGACGTCACCCTCCCTCGGCCTGCTGGCGTGCTGGGCCGCGCAGGGACCGATCGTGGCGACCTTCCACACCTCCAACCCGCGCTCCCGGGCCATGATCGCCGCGTACGCCATCCTCCAGGCGGCCCTGGAGAAGATCAGCGCCCGGATCGCGGTCAGCGAGTACGCCCGCCGCACGCTGGTGGAGCACCTCGGCGGCGACGCGGTCGTCATCCCCAACGGCGTCGACGTCGACTTCTTCGCCGAGGCCGAGCCCAACCCCGAGTGGCAGGGCGACACGCTCGGCTTCATCGGCCGCATCGACGAGCCCCGCAAGGGCCTGCCCGTCCTGATGCGGGCCCTGCCGAAGATCCTCGCGGCCCGCCCGCAGACCAGGCTCCTGGTGGCCGGCCGGGGCGACGAGAAGGAGGCGGTGGAGTCCCTGCCCGCCGAGCTGCGCTCCCGCGTCGAGTTCCTCGGCATGGTCAGCGACGAGGACAAGGCCCGCTTCCTGCGCAGCGTCGACCTGTACGTCGCCCCCAACACCGGCGGCGAGAGCTTCGGGATCATCCTGGTCGAGGCATTGTCGGCCGGCGCCCCGGTCCTCGCCTCCGACCTCGACGCGTTCGCCCAGGTCCTGGACCAGGGCGCGGCCGGCGAACTCTTCGCCAACGAGGACGCAGACGCCCTCGCCGAGGCCGCCGTACGTCTCCTGGATGACCCGGTCCGCCGGGCCGAGCTGCAGAAGCGGGGCAGCGCACACGTCCGCCGCTTCGACTGGTCGACGGTCGGCGCGGACATCCTGTCCGTGTACGAGACGGTGACCGCGGGCGCGGCGGCGGTGGCGGCCGACGACCGCCCCTCGGGCGGCGGGAGCGGGCTACGGGCCCGGCTGGGGCTGGCGCGGGACTGA
- a CDS encoding potassium channel family protein, with the protein MDDDSPYSRWEQRTEIPLFLASLLFLGAYAARVLAVGMPSFWRDVCVYTNIALWLLFAVDYIVRWRLFGGRFLHFARTHFLHTVVVILPLLRPLRIVPLYDVIQRRQGQPRISLHARVIAYASLATLLLGFAGSLAVYQAERGAPDATMKTFGDALWWASATLTTVGYGDITPVTTRGRSIAIGMMVGGLALLGAVTGSFSSWLLQIFSRESDTKPPES; encoded by the coding sequence GTGGACGACGACAGCCCCTATTCCCGCTGGGAGCAGCGCACCGAGATCCCGCTGTTCCTGGCCTCGCTGCTCTTCCTGGGCGCCTATGCCGCCCGTGTTCTCGCCGTGGGCATGCCGTCCTTCTGGAGGGACGTGTGCGTCTACACGAACATCGCGCTCTGGCTGCTGTTCGCCGTGGACTACATCGTGCGCTGGCGGCTCTTCGGGGGGCGCTTCCTGCACTTCGCCAGGACCCACTTCCTGCACACGGTCGTGGTCATCCTGCCGCTCCTGCGGCCGCTGCGGATCGTGCCGCTCTACGACGTGATCCAGCGCCGGCAGGGGCAGCCCCGGATCTCGCTGCACGCCCGCGTGATCGCTTACGCGAGCCTGGCCACCCTGCTGCTCGGCTTCGCCGGCTCCCTGGCGGTCTACCAGGCCGAACGCGGAGCGCCCGACGCCACCATGAAGACCTTCGGGGACGCGCTGTGGTGGGCCTCCGCGACCCTCACCACGGTCGGATACGGCGACATCACCCCGGTGACCACGCGTGGCCGGTCGATCGCGATCGGGATGATGGTGGGCGGGCTGGCCCTGCTCGGCGCGGTGACGGGCTCGTTCTCGTCCTGGCTGCTGCAGATCTTCTCCCGCGAGAGCGACACGAAGCCCCCGGAGAGCTGA
- the pgsA gene encoding phosphatidylinositol phosphate synthase, which yields MLNKYARAFFTRVLTPFAAFLIRRGVSPDTVTLIGTAGVVAGALVFYPMGEFFWGTVVITLFVFSDLVDGNMARQLGRSSRWGAFLDSTLDRVADAAIFGGFILWYAGDGDDLVLCAVSIFCLASGQVVSYTKARGESIGLPVAVNGLVERAERLVISLVAAGFAGLHKFGVPGIQYLLPVALWIVAVGSLVTLIQRVVTVRRESAEAEAAAAAAEKPQNASHGSEAAK from the coding sequence ATGCTGAACAAGTACGCGCGTGCATTCTTCACGCGTGTCCTCACACCGTTCGCCGCGTTTCTGATCCGGCGGGGCGTCAGCCCCGACACCGTGACGCTCATCGGCACGGCCGGTGTGGTCGCGGGCGCGCTGGTCTTCTACCCCATGGGCGAGTTCTTCTGGGGCACGGTCGTGATCACGCTCTTCGTGTTCTCCGACCTCGTCGACGGCAACATGGCCCGGCAGCTCGGCCGCTCCAGCCGCTGGGGCGCCTTCCTCGACTCCACGCTCGACCGGGTCGCCGACGCCGCGATCTTCGGCGGCTTCATCCTCTGGTACGCCGGTGACGGCGACGACCTCGTGCTGTGCGCCGTCTCGATCTTCTGCCTCGCCAGCGGCCAGGTGGTGTCGTACACCAAGGCGCGCGGCGAGTCGATCGGCCTGCCGGTCGCCGTCAACGGCCTGGTCGAGCGCGCCGAGCGGCTGGTGATCTCGCTGGTCGCGGCCGGTTTCGCGGGCCTGCACAAGTTCGGCGTGCCCGGCATCCAGTACCTGCTGCCCGTCGCCCTGTGGATCGTCGCCGTCGGCAGCCTGGTGACGCTGATCCAGCGCGTCGTCACGGTCCGCCGCGAGTCCGCCGAGGCGGAGGCCGCCGCGGCCGCGGCGGAGAAGCCGCAGAACGCCTCCCACGGGAGCGAGGCAGCCAAGTGA
- a CDS encoding phosphatidylinositol mannoside acyltransferase — translation MSARDRLTDALYGLGWGTVKKLPEPVAVRLGRTIADLAWKQRGKGVKRLESNYARVVPDASPERLAELSRAGMRSYLRYWMESFRLPAWSPERIRNGFDPKDVHHLTDGLASDRGVILALPHLGNWDLAGAWVTTKLETPFTTVAERLKPETLYDRFVAYREGLGMEVLPHSGGTAFGTLARRLRDGGLVCLVSDRDLSASGVEVDFFGATARMPAGPALLAQQTGALLLPVTLWYDDSPVMQGRVHPPIEVPESGTRAEKTSVMTQALADAFASGIAEHPEDWHMLQRLWLDDLEPRPSAAGARDGERP, via the coding sequence GTGAGTGCCCGGGACCGGCTCACGGACGCGCTGTACGGACTCGGCTGGGGCACCGTCAAGAAGCTCCCCGAGCCGGTCGCCGTACGGCTCGGCCGCACCATCGCCGACCTCGCCTGGAAGCAGCGCGGCAAGGGCGTCAAGCGGCTGGAGAGCAACTACGCGCGCGTGGTGCCCGACGCGAGCCCGGAACGCCTCGCGGAGCTCTCGCGCGCCGGCATGCGCTCCTACCTGCGCTACTGGATGGAGTCCTTCCGGCTGCCCGCCTGGAGCCCCGAGCGCATAAGGAACGGCTTCGACCCCAAGGACGTCCACCACCTCACCGACGGCCTGGCCTCCGACCGGGGCGTCATCCTCGCCCTGCCGCACCTGGGCAACTGGGACCTCGCGGGCGCCTGGGTCACCACCAAGCTGGAGACACCGTTCACGACGGTCGCCGAGCGCCTCAAGCCCGAGACGCTCTACGACCGCTTCGTCGCCTACCGCGAGGGCCTCGGCATGGAGGTCCTGCCGCACAGCGGCGGCACCGCCTTCGGCACGCTGGCCCGCAGACTGCGCGACGGCGGCCTGGTCTGCCTGGTCTCCGACCGCGACCTGTCCGCCTCCGGCGTCGAGGTGGACTTCTTCGGCGCCACGGCCCGGATGCCGGCCGGTCCCGCGCTGCTCGCCCAGCAGACCGGGGCGCTGCTGCTCCCCGTGACGCTCTGGTACGACGACTCGCCCGTCATGCAGGGCCGGGTGCATCCCCCGATCGAGGTACCCGAGTCAGGTACCCGGGCCGAGAAGACGTCTGTCATGACACAGGCGCTGGCCGATGCCTTCGCCTCGGGGATCGCGGAACATCCGGAGGACTGGCACATGCTCCAGCGCTTGTGGCTCGACGACCTTGAACCACGACCATCGGCCGCCGGCGCCCGGGACGGGGAACGTCCGTGA